One candidate division WOR-3 bacterium DNA segment encodes these proteins:
- a CDS encoding TldD/PmbA family protein: MEQFLKRIIDNLKTKRVDYGDVRFVEQEVEIIVLKNGVIEAISHISDSGFGVRVLKDSAWGFSSSNIIKKSEADRVTNDALKIARASATVKSKTFFLSPLKPQKGTYTTMLKENPMDVALDKKLDLLMACDRIMAEDKRIKVRTGFMRFKRVKTHFASTEGALIKQKMVFSGGSLKVFAMEDGEMQSRSYGNYNQAGYEFIQKLKFLENAARIREEVLMLLKAKPCPDVKTTLILDAEQMVLQTHESCGHPTELDRVLGTEASYAGTSFLTTDKLNKFKYGSEVVNIVADATTPGGLGTFGWDDEGVPGQKVYLVKNGIFVGYLSSRETAPIVNSRSSGAMRADGWNRIPLIRMTNINLVPGTWSFEDMIADTDSGIFMTTNKSWSIDDKRLNFQFGCELARKIENGKLTEVYKNPLYADITPRFWNSCDAFGDKKSWQLFGVPNCGKGEPGQTAFVGHGTVPARFRDVQVGIKK; encoded by the coding sequence ATGGAGCAATTTCTAAAAAGAATTATTGACAATTTAAAGACAAAAAGAGTTGATTACGGTGACGTAAGATTTGTTGAGCAGGAGGTTGAGATAATCGTTCTTAAAAACGGTGTCATCGAGGCGATCTCGCACATTTCAGACAGCGGTTTCGGGGTCAGGGTTTTAAAAGATTCTGCCTGGGGTTTTTCTTCCTCAAATATCATTAAAAAAAGCGAGGCGGATAGAGTGACAAACGATGCCCTGAAGATCGCCCGTGCTTCGGCAACGGTTAAGTCAAAAACATTCTTTCTTTCTCCGCTGAAACCTCAGAAAGGAACATATACCACAATGCTTAAGGAAAATCCTATGGACGTCGCCCTGGATAAAAAACTCGACCTGCTGATGGCTTGCGACAGAATCATGGCTGAGGACAAAAGGATCAAGGTCAGGACCGGATTTATGAGATTCAAGAGGGTCAAGACACATTTTGCTTCGACCGAAGGAGCTCTTATAAAACAGAAGATGGTCTTTTCCGGAGGCAGTCTGAAGGTTTTTGCAATGGAAGATGGAGAGATGCAGTCGCGTTCTTATGGAAATTATAATCAGGCGGGATACGAATTCATTCAGAAATTGAAGTTTCTTGAGAATGCGGCACGGATCAGGGAAGAAGTATTGATGCTGTTGAAAGCAAAGCCGTGTCCGGACGTGAAGACGACCCTTATTCTCGACGCTGAACAGATGGTTCTGCAGACCCATGAATCCTGTGGCCATCCGACTGAACTGGATCGTGTTCTGGGGACTGAAGCGTCTTACGCCGGGACGAGTTTTTTGACGACGGACAAGCTGAATAAGTTCAAATACGGTTCAGAGGTGGTGAATATCGTCGCCGACGCCACAACCCCCGGCGGACTCGGTACATTCGGCTGGGACGATGAAGGGGTTCCCGGTCAAAAGGTTTATCTTGTGAAGAACGGGATTTTCGTCGGTTACCTGAGTTCGCGGGAGACCGCGCCGATTGTCAACAGCCGGTCGAGCGGCGCCATGCGTGCGGACGGATGGAATCGAATTCCTCTTATCAGAATGACCAATATCAACCTGGTGCCCGGTACCTGGAGCTTTGAAGATATGATCGCCGATACTGACAGCGGTATCTTTATGACGACGAACAAATCGTGGTCGATCGATGATAAACGGTTGAATTTCCAGTTCGGTTGCGAACTTGCACGAAAGATTGAGAATGGAAAGTTGACCGAGGTTTACAAGAACCCGCTCTATGCCGACATCACCCCTCGTTTCTGGAACAGTTGTGACGCCTTCGGTGATAAAAAGAGCTGGCAGCTTTTCGGCGTACCCAATTGCGGAAAGGGTGAGCCGGGACAGACCGCTTTTGTCGGACACGGCACTGTGCCCGCCCGCTTCAGAGATGTTCAGGTGGGAATCAAAAAATAG